The Salinibaculum sp. SYNS191 genome has a window encoding:
- a CDS encoding APC family permease gives MAELKQELGLFGATVYGVGLILGAGIYAIIGEAAGIAGESVVLSFALAAVIATLTGLSYAELASLYPRGEGDYIYVRAAFGNKRLSELTALLRVLVGVVSAAAVALAFAGYLSSFLPGLPTVVVAIGLVVATAAVNYWGIETSARLNVLFTAVEVVGLLVIVAIGMQTWGTVDTLDAPRGSVGTVQAAFLVFFAYIGFGSLVNIAEETRDATTRIPQAILLSIGITTVLYIAVALSAVGVVDSQTLGASASPLALVAERGWGSTAGSLLAVIALFSTTNTVLILQISTSRMLYGVSKAEYHSFPRVFSRIHPDRRTPHYAVVLVGVVTVGFSLLGDVGVVAGLANLVLLVVFVLINGALLALRYREPERERGFRAPGNVGRLSLTAVGGVLTSLGFVAFSLAQLVGVL, from the coding sequence ATGGCAGAGCTGAAGCAAGAGCTGGGCCTCTTCGGCGCGACGGTCTACGGTGTCGGTCTCATCCTCGGCGCCGGCATCTACGCCATTATCGGGGAGGCTGCCGGCATCGCCGGGGAATCGGTCGTCCTCTCGTTCGCCCTCGCAGCGGTCATCGCTACCTTGACCGGCCTCAGCTACGCCGAACTCGCCTCGCTGTATCCCAGAGGTGAAGGGGACTACATCTACGTCCGGGCAGCCTTCGGCAACAAGCGCCTCTCGGAACTCACGGCACTGCTCCGGGTTCTCGTCGGTGTCGTCTCGGCCGCAGCCGTCGCGCTGGCCTTTGCTGGCTATCTCTCTTCGTTTCTGCCGGGTCTTCCTACGGTGGTGGTGGCCATCGGCCTCGTCGTCGCTACAGCGGCCGTCAACTACTGGGGAATCGAGACCTCGGCACGACTGAACGTCCTCTTCACCGCAGTCGAAGTGGTGGGTCTGCTCGTCATCGTCGCCATCGGCATGCAGACGTGGGGAACGGTCGACACTCTCGACGCCCCCCGCGGGAGCGTCGGGACCGTCCAGGCGGCGTTTCTCGTCTTCTTCGCATACATTGGCTTCGGGTCGCTCGTGAACATCGCCGAGGAGACGCGGGATGCGACGACGCGCATCCCCCAGGCCATCCTTCTTTCCATCGGAATCACCACCGTCCTCTACATCGCGGTTGCACTGTCGGCCGTTGGCGTCGTCGACTCCCAGACCCTCGGGGCGTCGGCGTCACCGCTCGCCCTCGTCGCCGAACGAGGATGGGGCAGCACTGCCGGGAGCCTCCTGGCCGTCATCGCCCTCTTTTCGACCACGAACACCGTCCTCATCCTTCAGATTTCGACGTCTCGGATGCTCTACGGCGTCTCGAAGGCAGAGTATCACTCCTTCCCGAGGGTCTTCTCGCGCATCCACCCGGACCGTCGAACGCCACATTACGCGGTTGTTCTCGTCGGAGTCGTGACGGTCGGGTTCTCCTTGCTCGGCGACGTCGGCGTGGTCGCCGGACTGGCGAATCTCGTCTTGCTCGTCGTCTTCGTCCTCATCAACGGCGCACTGTTGGCTCTCCGGTATCGCGAGCCGGAGCGCGAACGGGGCTTTCGTGCGCCGGGAAACGTCGGCCGACTCTCGCTGACCGCCGTCGGTGGCGTGCTGACCAGCCTGGGATTCGTCGCCTTCTCTCTCGCGCAGTTAGTCGGTGTCCTCTAG
- a CDS encoding phosphosulfolactate synthase, with amino-acid sequence MPLENRAFDFLHVNDRPDKPRETGITEIRGPYYDPMGPRQLRDILETMGHYVDIYKFSGGSFALMPEDAVRELIDTCHEFDVNVSTGGFIENVLVRDHDHVEEYVAEAGDLGFDIVEISSGFLAIDVEDMVALTELVTDHGLKAKPEINVQFGAGGASSVEELESEAAIDPASAIEEAKRHLEAGAYKIMVESEGITERVREWRTDVAFDIANEVGIEHCVFEAADPQVFEWYIKNFGPNVNLFIDNSQIVECECMRSGLWGKKSSWGRIASFTRE; translated from the coding sequence ATGCCTCTAGAGAACCGCGCGTTCGACTTCCTGCACGTCAACGACCGCCCGGACAAACCCCGCGAGACGGGAATCACCGAGATTCGCGGCCCCTACTACGATCCGATGGGACCGCGACAGTTGCGCGATATCCTCGAGACGATGGGCCACTACGTGGACATCTACAAGTTCTCGGGTGGGTCGTTCGCGCTGATGCCAGAAGACGCCGTCCGCGAACTCATCGACACCTGCCACGAGTTCGACGTCAACGTCTCGACGGGCGGGTTCATCGAGAACGTCCTCGTGCGCGACCACGACCACGTCGAAGAATACGTCGCCGAGGCAGGCGACCTGGGATTCGACATCGTCGAAATCTCCTCGGGGTTCCTGGCCATCGATGTCGAGGACATGGTCGCGCTGACGGAACTCGTGACCGACCACGGACTGAAGGCCAAACCCGAGATCAACGTCCAGTTCGGCGCCGGTGGTGCATCGAGCGTCGAGGAGTTAGAGAGTGAGGCCGCAATCGACCCAGCGAGTGCGATCGAGGAGGCGAAACGCCATCTCGAAGCGGGCGCGTACAAGATTATGGTCGAATCCGAGGGCATCACCGAGCGAGTCCGCGAGTGGCGGACCGACGTGGCCTTCGACATCGCGAACGAGGTTGGAATCGAACACTGCGTCTTCGAGGCTGCCGACCCGCAGGTGTTCGAGTGGTACATCAAGAACTTCGGGCCGAACGTCAACCTGTTCATCGACAACTCACAGATCGTCGAATGCGAGTGCATGCGCTCGGGGTTGTGGGGTAAGAAGTCCAGCTGGGGACGGATCGCATCGTTCACCCGGGAGTGA
- a CDS encoding Zn-dependent hydrolase, which produces MKVNTSRLRENIETNAELGEVQTPEGRGRTTLTGTDVDKDVRDYFIRQLEEAGLSIRIDPLGNIAGRWTPDTADPTADAVVAGSHLDSVPEGGMFDGPLGVYGALEAIRVLKESESDLSRPVEVVSFTEEEGVRFKNGLLGSSVVADLRDIESARQLTDESGHSLGDELERIGYAGTDTIDANEWHAWVEVHIEQSTRLEDSPADIGVVDAIAGLTNCRVEFVGESNHAGATPMGNRRDALAAASEYILALEEITSTVVQERGEPAVGTVGEIHVTPNAKNVIAGSTELIVDVRSVAADAIEDVLDPLQESQAAIEAKRNVRASFDQYRYTPPQQMAERCIQTAISAAEAEDVAYTRMHSPALHDTANVATTTETVMLFAPSEDGISHNPREWTEWEDCYDVTRVLAETMRRLAT; this is translated from the coding sequence ATGAAAGTAAACACCAGTCGCCTTCGAGAGAATATTGAAACGAATGCCGAGCTAGGAGAAGTTCAGACACCCGAAGGAAGAGGTCGAACCACGTTGACTGGGACCGATGTAGACAAGGACGTGCGGGATTATTTTATTCGCCAGTTGGAGGAAGCGGGGTTGTCCATCCGAATCGACCCTCTCGGGAATATTGCGGGCCGATGGACACCTGATACTGCAGACCCGACCGCGGATGCGGTCGTCGCAGGGAGCCACTTAGATTCCGTCCCCGAAGGGGGCATGTTTGACGGGCCACTCGGCGTCTACGGTGCCTTAGAAGCGATTCGGGTGCTGAAGGAGTCCGAGAGTGACCTCTCCCGGCCTGTCGAGGTCGTGTCGTTCACCGAGGAAGAGGGCGTTCGGTTCAAGAACGGACTGCTAGGCTCCTCTGTTGTCGCGGATCTCCGCGACATCGAATCGGCACGCCAACTGACAGACGAGAGCGGACACAGCCTCGGTGACGAACTCGAACGGATCGGCTACGCAGGGACAGACACTATCGATGCCAACGAGTGGCACGCCTGGGTCGAGGTGCACATCGAGCAGAGCACCAGACTGGAGGATTCACCTGCGGATATCGGTGTCGTTGACGCAATCGCGGGACTGACAAACTGTAGAGTCGAGTTCGTCGGCGAGTCGAATCACGCAGGTGCAACACCGATGGGGAACCGCCGAGACGCGCTGGCTGCAGCATCCGAGTACATCCTGGCGCTGGAAGAAATAACCAGTACTGTTGTACAAGAGCGAGGAGAACCGGCCGTAGGCACAGTCGGGGAGATACACGTCACACCGAATGCAAAGAACGTAATCGCGGGAAGCACCGAATTGATCGTCGACGTGCGCTCCGTCGCTGCGGATGCAATCGAGGACGTACTAGACCCCCTGCAGGAGTCACAAGCGGCAATCGAGGCAAAACGGAACGTGCGGGCGTCCTTCGACCAGTATCGGTACACGCCGCCACAACAGATGGCAGAGCGCTGTATCCAGACCGCCATCTCGGCTGCCGAGGCAGAGGATGTTGCGTATACCAGGATGCACTCACCTGCACTCCACGATACAGCCAACGTTGCAACTACGACAGAGACAGTCATGTTGTTCGCACCGTCTGAGGACGGCATTTCCCACAACCCGCGAGAGTGGACCGAGTGGGAGGATTGTTACGACGTCACACGCGTTCTCGCCGAGACGATGCGAAGACTCGCGACGTGA
- a CDS encoding RidA family protein — MDPIYREDSVSRANPLSQAVKSHNFVFVSGQTGRDPETREIVSASVSEQTHQIFSNVAPLLEEAGLSLDDIVRITVYLEDLDDKDEFNQAYQEALSEPYPARAVIGGNALSPGAKVELEITAEL, encoded by the coding sequence ATGGATCCAATTTACAGAGAAGACTCGGTATCGCGCGCAAACCCACTTTCACAGGCCGTCAAATCGCACAACTTCGTCTTCGTCTCGGGCCAAACCGGCCGGGATCCGGAGACACGCGAGATAGTGAGTGCGAGTGTGTCTGAGCAGACGCATCAGATATTCAGCAACGTCGCCCCACTTCTCGAAGAAGCAGGGCTCTCGCTTGACGATATCGTTCGTATCACGGTGTACCTCGAAGATCTCGACGACAAAGATGAGTTCAATCAAGCCTATCAGGAGGCGCTCTCAGAACCATATCCGGCACGCGCTGTCATCGGAGGAAATGCTCTCTCGCCAGGTGCGAAGGTAGAGCTGGAGATTACTGCAGAATTATAA
- a CDS encoding ABC transporter permease: MSQEFYPSPLYIIDSLTVFQDMFITGAQTTIIEIILGYVVGVTIGVVLGIAVAESFVFRQLSLPLIILTYSIPHAIFAPLFTVWFGLGIHTVVLYISWFSFYPPFITTITGFTQTSEEFYQLGEITGATRWQMIRKIKIWEALPNITTGLKLAAQSSVIGAVIAEFIAGGGGLGTIIKSSTTTVETGSLFGALILLMVIGVTFFQIVSFVVDRFTTRNRGEGADTQTFY; the protein is encoded by the coding sequence GTGAGCCAGGAATTCTACCCCTCTCCGCTCTATATCATAGACTCTCTGACGGTCTTCCAGGATATGTTCATCACGGGTGCGCAGACGACGATTATTGAGATTATTCTCGGCTACGTGGTTGGCGTGACGATTGGCGTCGTCCTGGGGATTGCTGTTGCTGAGTCATTCGTATTTCGCCAACTTTCACTCCCGCTCATAATCCTCACGTACTCTATCCCTCACGCCATCTTTGCACCGCTGTTCACCGTCTGGTTCGGTCTCGGGATACACACGGTTGTGCTGTACATCTCTTGGTTTTCGTTCTATCCACCGTTCATCACGACCATTACCGGATTCACCCAGACGTCGGAGGAGTTCTACCAATTGGGTGAAATAACTGGTGCAACCAGGTGGCAGATGATTCGGAAAATCAAAATTTGGGAGGCACTTCCCAACATCACGACGGGGCTGAAACTCGCCGCACAGTCGTCTGTCATCGGTGCTGTCATCGCAGAGTTCATCGCCGGTGGTGGCGGTCTCGGCACCATCATCAAATCCTCTACGACGACTGTAGAGACTGGTTCGCTTTTCGGTGCGTTGATCCTGTTGATGGTTATCGGTGTTACCTTCTTCCAGATAGTTTCGTTCGTCGTCGACCGGTTCACTACCCGAAATAGGGGAGAGGGAGCGGACACACAAACCTTCTATTGA
- a CDS encoding cysteine hydrolase family protein — protein sequence MSDTIIDTLDAKSTALILVDVQKAFTSDPVPAERLENIRSVIERARDAGMTLVFTRSVRQADGKDAPQAVYDIVPKTYRGEEPSCCAGTTDVEYGDGIEPRADEYEISKERYDAFHGTKLDYYLRVAGIKTVLMSGISTNVCVEATARSAHERQYNVVYIEDCCASHYPDLHDAAIQNAENILGTVITSDELSELLT from the coding sequence ATGTCCGATACGATAATCGATACACTAGACGCAAAGAGTACAGCACTCATCCTCGTCGACGTACAGAAAGCATTTACATCCGATCCGGTACCAGCAGAACGACTTGAAAACATCCGATCAGTGATCGAACGCGCACGTGATGCTGGGATGACACTCGTGTTCACCCGCTCGGTACGGCAAGCGGATGGCAAGGACGCACCCCAGGCAGTCTACGACATCGTTCCGAAGACCTACCGTGGCGAAGAGCCGTCGTGTTGTGCCGGAACAACCGACGTCGAGTACGGCGACGGTATCGAACCACGTGCAGATGAATACGAGATCTCGAAAGAGCGTTACGACGCGTTCCACGGCACAAAACTAGATTACTATCTTCGAGTAGCCGGCATCAAGACCGTTCTCATGAGCGGTATCTCGACGAACGTGTGCGTTGAAGCGACGGCCCGCAGCGCGCACGAACGTCAATACAACGTCGTTTACATCGAGGACTGTTGTGCAAGCCACTATCCCGACCTGCATGATGCCGCTATTCAGAACGCGGAGAACATTCTGGGTACAGTCATCACCAGTGACGAACTTTCCGAGCTTCTGACGTAG
- a CDS encoding alpha/beta fold hydrolase — MRTHSPPLVDETPSEVVYSENKLELLQYESRTDRQRNVPILLVYAVINRPYILDFQPDRSVVRQFLEAGFDVYLLDWGEPSRLDTHLGLDDFVTRYLANCVTVVTDRTGTDAPHLFGYCTGGTLSAIFAALYPGQVQTLGLLAPVLNFDADGGIFQLWGRQEHSDPRFVVDLFGNAPGEWLAFEFTLVDPVEYYLARYLRVADHLGDAEYLSRFARRLQWGFDSVDVAGELYGQFLVDLYRENRLMDGTLSVGGRTVDLANVTMPVLDVIGTHDRFIPAAASLPFMNAIPSTDTAVIEFPTDHVGLSIDERSHSELWPRVCDWFAQRSEDTATRSD, encoded by the coding sequence ATGCGCACACACTCCCCACCCCTCGTCGACGAGACACCCAGCGAAGTAGTCTACAGTGAGAACAAACTCGAATTGCTCCAGTACGAATCCCGGACCGACAGGCAACGAAACGTCCCAATCTTGCTGGTCTACGCCGTGATCAATCGACCGTACATCCTCGACTTCCAGCCGGATCGAAGCGTCGTCCGCCAGTTTTTGGAAGCCGGCTTCGACGTCTATCTCCTCGACTGGGGTGAGCCGTCTCGCCTGGATACCCACCTCGGCCTCGATGATTTCGTTACCCGCTACCTCGCCAACTGCGTGACGGTCGTCACCGACCGAACGGGAACGGATGCCCCTCACCTGTTCGGCTACTGTACTGGTGGGACGTTGAGCGCGATCTTCGCGGCGCTGTACCCGGGACAGGTGCAGACGCTCGGATTGCTGGCGCCCGTCCTCAATTTCGACGCAGATGGCGGTATCTTCCAGCTCTGGGGTCGACAAGAGCACTCCGACCCACGATTCGTGGTCGATCTCTTCGGGAATGCCCCCGGTGAGTGGCTCGCCTTCGAATTCACACTCGTCGACCCCGTCGAGTACTACCTCGCACGCTACCTCCGCGTCGCCGACCACCTCGGTGATGCGGAATACCTGTCGCGGTTTGCGCGTCGATTGCAGTGGGGGTTTGACAGTGTCGACGTCGCGGGGGAGTTGTACGGACAGTTTCTCGTCGATCTGTACCGCGAGAATCGGCTGATGGACGGAACTCTCTCCGTCGGGGGACGAACTGTCGACCTCGCCAATGTTACGATGCCCGTACTGGATGTCATCGGCACGCACGACCGGTTCATCCCGGCAGCAGCCAGTCTCCCATTCATGAACGCAATCCCGAGTACGGATACGGCGGTCATCGAGTTTCCGACCGACCACGTCGGATTGTCCATCGACGAACGGTCGCACAGCGAACTGTGGCCGCGTGTCTGTGACTGGTTCGCCCAGCGCTCGGAGGACACTGCGACGCGCAGCGACTGA
- the rpl12p gene encoding 50S ribosomal protein P1 — MEYLYAALVLHEAEQEIEENKLTAVLEAAGVEVDESRVKALVAALEDVDIEEAIQQPAMGAGAPSPAETEAPPEGEEAEAEAEAEEETEEEDEEKKEEAAAEGLGDLFG; from the coding sequence ATGGAATACCTCTACGCAGCGCTCGTACTACACGAAGCTGAACAGGAAATCGAGGAGAACAAACTCACAGCCGTCCTCGAGGCTGCCGGCGTCGAGGTCGACGAAAGCCGAGTCAAGGCGCTCGTCGCTGCGCTGGAAGATGTCGATATCGAAGAAGCCATCCAGCAACCCGCCATGGGTGCAGGCGCGCCGTCTCCAGCGGAGACCGAAGCACCGCCCGAAGGCGAAGAAGCCGAAGCGGAAGCCGAGGCGGAAGAGGAAACGGAGGAGGAAGACGAAGAGAAAAAGGAAGAGGCGGCCGCCGAAGGGCTTGGCGACCTGTTTGGATAG
- a CDS encoding MmgE/PrpD family protein, whose amino-acid sequence MTTTAELADFALSVDYDELSAEVRDEIKKRVLDSIGIAVGAMEATPTAQVRATVTELEGDGSCRLWGSEQTASPVGAAMYNTSLTRYLDFMDSFLAPGETPHPSDNIAGIIATAEDRDLSGVDLLESVGVAYEVQGELAWNAPVRDRGWDHVTHTVISAAVGAGKARGLDREALRNAIGIAGTAHNALRVTRTGGINEWKGVASANAARNAVYSVVLADHGMEGPTNLFEGQKGWKQIVSGEFDVNLDPCCERVLDTMTKRYVAETYAQSAVEGIVELAAAQDIDHERVERIHLDTFAGAALIIGGGEGDRYEVTTKAQADHSLPYMLAAALIDREMTNDAYDPERIQREDVQTLLRTVEVEEDERLTEQFEDGLMPAVLDVELDDGTEYHIEKEAFQGHPTQPMSWADVEEKFETMTRDRYDAARRDAVIEMVKDLEDHDVADLVARID is encoded by the coding sequence ATGACCACGACGGCAGAACTCGCAGATTTCGCGTTGTCAGTCGACTACGATGAACTCTCGGCAGAGGTCCGTGACGAGATCAAAAAACGCGTCCTGGATTCGATCGGCATCGCTGTCGGCGCGATGGAGGCGACACCCACGGCACAGGTTCGAGCGACGGTGACGGAACTGGAGGGGGACGGCAGCTGTCGACTCTGGGGCAGCGAACAGACGGCGTCGCCCGTGGGGGCGGCGATGTACAACACGTCGCTGACCCGGTACCTCGACTTCATGGATTCGTTTCTCGCGCCGGGAGAGACGCCACATCCGAGCGATAACATCGCGGGGATCATCGCTACCGCCGAGGACCGCGACCTGTCGGGCGTCGACTTGCTCGAAAGCGTCGGCGTCGCCTACGAGGTGCAAGGCGAACTCGCGTGGAACGCACCCGTCCGCGATCGGGGTTGGGACCACGTCACCCACACGGTGATCTCCGCGGCTGTCGGGGCAGGCAAGGCCCGTGGACTGGACAGGGAGGCCTTGCGCAATGCAATCGGCATCGCCGGCACCGCCCACAACGCCCTCCGGGTGACGCGGACGGGCGGCATCAACGAGTGGAAAGGGGTTGCGAGTGCGAACGCTGCCCGCAACGCCGTCTACTCGGTCGTCCTCGCCGACCACGGAATGGAGGGGCCGACGAACCTCTTCGAGGGGCAGAAAGGCTGGAAACAGATCGTCTCGGGGGAGTTCGACGTGAATCTCGACCCCTGCTGTGAGCGGGTGCTCGACACCATGACCAAACGCTACGTCGCCGAGACCTACGCCCAGTCGGCGGTCGAAGGGATCGTCGAACTTGCCGCGGCCCAGGACATCGACCACGAGCGCGTCGAGCGGATACACCTCGATACCTTCGCCGGCGCTGCACTCATTATCGGCGGCGGCGAGGGCGACCGCTACGAAGTCACCACGAAGGCCCAGGCCGACCACTCCTTGCCCTACATGCTGGCGGCGGCGCTCATCGACCGCGAGATGACCAACGACGCCTACGACCCCGAGCGGATCCAGCGCGAGGACGTCCAGACGCTCCTCCGGACCGTCGAAGTCGAGGAGGACGAACGACTCACAGAGCAGTTCGAGGACGGCCTGATGCCCGCGGTGCTCGATGTCGAACTCGACGACGGGACCGAGTATCACATCGAGAAAGAGGCGTTCCAGGGCCACCCCACGCAGCCGATGTCGTGGGCCGACGTCGAAGAGAAATTCGAGACGATGACCCGCGACCGTTACGACGCTGCCCGGAGAGACGCGGTGATCGAGATGGTCAAAGACCTCGAAGACCACGACGTTGCAGACCTGGTTGCCCGTATCGACTGA
- a CDS encoding Xaa-Pro peptidase family protein, with protein MDEEGLDALLLSEPTNQQYLSGYESQSWFTFQMLLVLRDEPQPVFTARNMEERAAEITTWMDNEYVRCYSDDYAPNSLYHPTQWVVELLEEYGYADGRVGIEEESNYLSMGAYDRLKRNLPEASLENASGVVNWLYFKKSEEELEYMREAARITDAAMETTEEVLSAGVRECDAAAAIMQTLMHGTEEYGGDMPKRAPEFGPFHFEFSTRELQDGDVFGVEFAGCRRSYSSPLCRTVHVGEPSSKRYALWEELDEDLQLVLDTVEPGKTCEEVEQTYRENANHPKASRSGYATGLGLTGWGEGTASFTEGDETVLEPGMTFHSNPSIDTLNRSGGVGPERLRMLHSETYVVTEDGCEVFGNYPRKLIVV; from the coding sequence ATGGACGAGGAGGGGTTAGACGCACTGTTGTTGAGTGAACCAACGAACCAGCAGTATCTCTCGGGGTATGAGAGTCAGTCGTGGTTCACCTTCCAGATGCTGTTGGTGCTACGAGACGAACCGCAACCGGTGTTTACCGCCCGGAACATGGAGGAACGCGCCGCAGAAATAACGACGTGGATGGACAATGAGTACGTCCGGTGCTATTCGGACGACTACGCCCCAAACTCGCTGTATCATCCCACCCAGTGGGTTGTCGAACTCTTAGAAGAGTACGGATACGCGGATGGGAGAGTCGGAATCGAAGAGGAGAGCAACTACCTCTCGATGGGTGCATACGATCGATTGAAACGAAACCTCCCGGAAGCATCTCTGGAGAACGCGTCCGGGGTAGTCAACTGGCTCTACTTCAAAAAGAGCGAGGAGGAACTTGAGTACATGCGCGAGGCAGCGCGCATTACCGACGCGGCAATGGAAACCACGGAAGAAGTCCTCTCCGCAGGCGTACGTGAATGCGATGCCGCGGCAGCGATCATGCAAACGCTGATGCACGGGACTGAAGAGTATGGCGGCGACATGCCCAAGCGAGCCCCCGAGTTCGGCCCGTTTCACTTCGAATTCTCGACTCGAGAACTACAAGACGGCGATGTGTTCGGCGTCGAGTTTGCAGGCTGTCGCCGGAGTTATTCCAGCCCACTCTGTCGGACCGTCCACGTCGGTGAGCCGTCGTCAAAGCGGTACGCACTCTGGGAGGAGCTGGACGAGGACCTGCAGCTCGTTCTGGACACCGTTGAACCGGGCAAGACATGCGAAGAGGTGGAGCAGACGTACCGGGAGAACGCTAACCATCCGAAGGCGTCGCGCAGTGGGTACGCCACTGGACTGGGATTGACGGGCTGGGGTGAGGGCACTGCGAGTTTCACCGAAGGTGACGAAACCGTATTAGAGCCGGGGATGACGTTCCACTCGAATCCATCCATCGACACGCTCAACCGTTCAGGCGGCGTCGGCCCGGAGCGACTGCGCATGCTTCACAGCGAAACCTACGTCGTCACTGAAGACGGCTGTGAAGTGTTCGGGAACTACCCGAGAAAACTCATCGTCGTGTGA
- a CDS encoding ABC transporter permease, which produces MAGTVSKGSFAAKWVLPFGGLTLLIVIWELTGVFEMFPDFILPPPTTIWSRGVETSNVLIRNTLPTLTSVAVGFIGASSLGLLTALGLTMSSRLREAVYPIIIAMNSLPRIAAAPLFIFYMGGEQVAHMAIAIWVAYFPMVVNSVDGLSQQDEDLNMLLESVDATRWQEMKYITFPNALPHIFDGLKLVATASVVGAIIGEFVAANQGLGFITLLALQSFDVPLVFSAVLIMAVVSVTLFFTIFIIQDKLIHWKSTSLIPE; this is translated from the coding sequence ATGGCCGGGACAGTAAGCAAGGGGTCGTTCGCCGCGAAGTGGGTACTCCCGTTCGGTGGACTGACGCTCCTTATCGTAATATGGGAACTCACCGGTGTTTTCGAGATGTTCCCCGATTTCATTCTGCCGCCACCGACCACCATCTGGTCCCGGGGGGTCGAGACCTCAAATGTACTCATCCGGAACACGCTCCCGACTCTCACCTCCGTGGCAGTTGGTTTTATCGGTGCCTCTTCGTTGGGACTGTTGACTGCTTTGGGCCTGACGATGAGCTCTCGACTCAGAGAGGCGGTTTATCCCATCATCATTGCCATGAACTCACTTCCCCGGATCGCCGCAGCACCGCTTTTCATATTCTACATGGGCGGCGAACAGGTTGCGCACATGGCAATCGCTATCTGGGTTGCCTACTTTCCCATGGTGGTCAACTCCGTTGATGGCCTGTCCCAACAGGACGAAGATCTGAATATGCTCCTTGAGTCAGTCGATGCAACGCGGTGGCAGGAGATGAAATACATCACGTTCCCAAATGCACTCCCGCACATCTTCGATGGATTGAAACTGGTGGCTACCGCTTCGGTTGTCGGCGCGATAATCGGGGAATTCGTCGCGGCGAATCAGGGTCTCGGATTTATCACCTTGCTCGCATTGCAATCGTTCGACGTTCCGTTGGTGTTTAGTGCTGTCTTGATCATGGCAGTCGTCTCAGTCACGCTCTTCTTTACGATATTTATTATTCAGGACAAACTCATCCACTGGAAAAGTACCTCACTCATCCCGGAGTAA
- a CDS encoding cytochrome P450, whose product MRKNRGESLALYSWSRIQEETKIHLPQFTVHTDDRWFNLPEQFRPERFRADRNDQRPDFAYFPFGGGPLQCMGISPVGCLRTL is encoded by the coding sequence TTGCGGAAAAATCGAGGCGAAAGCCTCGCTCTTTACAGTTGGTCCCGAATCCAGGAAGAGACGAAAATTCACCTCCCTCAGTTCACCGTCCACACTGACGACCGGTGGTTCAACCTCCCCGAACAGTTCCGGCCCGAGCGCTTTCGCGCGGACCGGAACGACCAGCGGCCGGACTTTGCGTACTTCCCGTTTGGCGGTGGCCCCCTCCAGTGTATGGGGATCAGTCCGGTTGGCTGCCTGCGAACGTTATGA